A single region of the Acidimicrobiales bacterium genome encodes:
- a CDS encoding cold-shock protein produces MATGTVKWFNSEKGYGFISQESGPDVFVHFSAIEGNGYRNLEENEKVEFEVNQGPKGLQAANVRRLG; encoded by the coding sequence GTGGCGACAGGAACCGTTAAGTGGTTCAACTCAGAAAAGGGCTACGGGTTCATCTCGCAGGAAAGCGGGCCGGACGTCTTCGTGCATTTCAGTGCGATCGAGGGCAACGGGTACCGAAACCTCGAGGAGAACGAGAAGGTGGAGTTCGAGGTCAACCAGGGTCCGAAGGGCCTTCAGGCGGCCAACGTACGCCGGCTCGGCTAG
- a CDS encoding molybdenum cofactor guanylyltransferase: MDTAGLLLTGGRSARMGTDKAALRLPSSGSGYGEPMSLTLAERTARLLEAATKVALEVGPGFSHLSRVAESPPQAGPLAALVAGATELVRIGWKGPVLVVATDLPRLNAAMLGWLANHQPGCSVVPLSRGVPQPLCARYEPEDLAAASRLLAGGSRSMFSLIDEVKPQLVPEDTWVPFAGDPLCLDDLDTPEQLDAHEGGPG; encoded by the coding sequence GTGGACACCGCGGGATTGCTGCTGACCGGAGGTCGTAGCGCCCGGATGGGAACGGACAAAGCGGCACTCCGATTGCCATCGTCCGGCAGCGGTTATGGCGAACCGATGTCACTCACGCTCGCCGAGAGGACGGCGCGACTTCTCGAAGCCGCGACCAAGGTCGCGCTCGAAGTCGGTCCGGGCTTCAGCCACCTGTCCCGCGTTGCCGAGTCGCCGCCACAAGCAGGGCCGCTCGCCGCGCTCGTCGCCGGCGCTACCGAGCTCGTGCGAATCGGTTGGAAAGGACCGGTCCTGGTGGTCGCCACTGACCTGCCCCGGCTGAACGCTGCCATGCTCGGATGGTTGGCGAACCACCAACCTGGCTGTTCAGTCGTGCCTCTCTCCCGCGGCGTGCCGCAACCTCTGTGCGCCCGCTACGAGCCGGAGGATCTCGCGGCGGCGTCGCGGCTGCTTGCGGGGGGAAGCAGATCGATGTTCTCTCTCATCGACGAGGTCAAGCCGCAGCTGGTCCCGGAGGACACCTGGGTGCCCTTCGCCGGCGACCCCCTTTGCCTCGATGACTTGGACACGCCCGAGCAGCTCGACGCTCATGAGGGAGGGCCCGGGTGA
- a CDS encoding sensor domain-containing diguanylate cyclase, which produces MAAPFPAAIREGAHELTSLEERLGLLLMVRIGTVGFVVLTALFASAQVGFGITDIGPISATYLTIVASAEWYRRKGRRGRMTLHRLLLPLDAVYLALVSAPSGGPRSQLVVLFAVQLIAVTLLVSERAGLRMALWDSFLFILIPTLSLSARIGSFLGVRAVAAPRASETALAIMGFWAVALCTAFFSSVSERELRRSKAELSELAGMAAAMELLHAEEEIFSILLLTVTRAFGFRRAALWWVRGNRPRGLVLSPGGDKTESFSVPETARHDKVVRLVWDSRSPILVKHLSLDDDPAAAGMLPHSRNVVVLPIQLEGGDLGVVLLEHGGHPFTSRLPKRVLLMLSQFVGHAALSVRNARLLDERERLATIDGLTGVSNRRQFDHVLSREVSRAERSSEPLALVIFDLDHFKIVNDTQGHLAGDEVLKAFAGILSHAVREMDVVARYGGEEFALVLPRCDQNGAVLVVERVTRGLRLSEALQGVTVSAGVASLPANAADGRELIEAADEALFESKRAGRDRWTVSARHPNGDRLSNHPS; this is translated from the coding sequence GTGGCCGCCCCCTTTCCGGCGGCTATCCGGGAGGGGGCGCACGAACTAACCAGCCTCGAAGAGCGTTTGGGCCTCCTCCTCATGGTCCGGATCGGGACCGTGGGATTCGTCGTTCTCACCGCGCTCTTCGCGTCGGCGCAGGTCGGCTTCGGGATCACGGACATCGGGCCGATATCCGCCACCTACCTCACGATCGTCGCGAGCGCGGAGTGGTACCGGCGAAAAGGGCGGCGTGGTCGCATGACCCTGCACCGCTTGCTCCTGCCGCTCGACGCGGTGTACCTCGCACTGGTGAGCGCGCCCTCCGGTGGTCCCCGGAGCCAGCTGGTCGTCCTGTTCGCGGTGCAGCTGATCGCCGTCACACTGCTGGTGAGCGAACGGGCCGGCCTGCGGATGGCGCTTTGGGACTCGTTCCTGTTCATACTCATCCCGACTCTGTCGTTGTCGGCGAGGATCGGCTCCTTCCTGGGCGTCCGCGCGGTGGCGGCCCCACGGGCCTCGGAGACAGCGCTCGCCATAATGGGCTTCTGGGCCGTCGCACTGTGCACCGCGTTCTTCTCGTCGGTCAGCGAGCGCGAACTGCGCCGCAGCAAGGCTGAGCTTTCGGAGCTTGCCGGGATGGCCGCGGCGATGGAGCTTCTCCACGCGGAGGAGGAGATCTTCTCGATACTGCTCTTGACGGTTACGAGGGCCTTCGGATTTCGAAGGGCGGCGCTGTGGTGGGTGCGCGGCAACCGACCGAGAGGACTGGTCCTTTCCCCGGGAGGCGACAAGACGGAGTCGTTCTCGGTTCCCGAAACTGCGCGGCACGACAAGGTCGTGAGGTTGGTCTGGGATTCGAGGAGCCCGATTCTCGTCAAGCACCTCAGCCTCGATGACGACCCGGCCGCTGCTGGCATGCTGCCCCATTCCCGCAACGTCGTAGTCCTCCCGATCCAACTCGAAGGCGGCGACCTGGGCGTGGTGCTTTTGGAGCACGGAGGCCATCCTTTTACCTCGAGGTTGCCCAAGCGGGTGCTGCTGATGCTCAGCCAATTCGTCGGCCACGCAGCCCTCTCCGTGCGCAACGCCCGGTTGCTAGACGAGCGCGAGCGGCTCGCCACCATCGACGGGCTCACCGGGGTCTCGAACCGAAGACAGTTCGATCACGTGCTGTCGAGAGAGGTGAGCCGTGCGGAGCGGTCGTCCGAACCGCTCGCGCTCGTCATCTTCGACCTCGACCACTTCAAGATCGTCAACGACACCCAGGGCCACCTCGCCGGCGACGAGGTGCTGAAGGCGTTTGCGGGCATTCTGAGCCATGCGGTGCGCGAGATGGACGTCGTAGCGCGCTACGGAGGCGAGGAGTTCGCTTTGGTCCTCCCCCGATGCGACCAGAACGGGGCCGTTCTGGTCGTCGAACGGGTGACCCGGGGACTTCGCCTTTCGGAAGCCCTTCAAGGTGTGACGGTCAGCGCCGGCGTGGCGTCCCTGCCCGCCAACGCCGCGGACGGGCGTGAGCTGATCGAGGCCGCCGACGAGGCGCTCTTCGAGTCCAAGCGTGCGGGACGCGACCGGTGGACGGTTTCGGCCCGGCACCCCAACGGGGACCGGCTGAGCAACCACCCCTCGTAG
- the tyrS gene encoding tyrosine--tRNA ligase: protein MPSLFEDLRWRGLVHQITDNEILPARLDAGGMVLYIGFDPTADSLHVGSLQQLVMLKRFELAGHRPIALVGGGTGMIGDPSGKTEERGLLDDDQLRANRDAVSAQIAGFLGVSGTSDGPILVDNAEWLAEARLLEFLRDVGKVFSVNEMVRKESVRARLEGREQGLSFTEFSYMLLQSWDFLQLFERYGCELQLGGSDQWGNIIEGVDLIRRLRGAAAYGLTSPLVTKSDGTKFGKTESGNVWLDPKKTSPYEFFQFWVRTTDGDVPDYLRRLTFLSRERIEELEQELKEHPERREAQRALSLELTAMVHGATEAQKAEEAAAVLFTEGITRLDPETLEAALADAPTTPIRRTAIEQGLPIVEVLVETGLASSKGNARQLLKQGSIYVNGMRVGEERSLGTDDVIHGRWIALRRGKSHQHILLLED, encoded by the coding sequence GTGCCGTCACTGTTCGAAGACCTGCGCTGGCGAGGCCTGGTCCACCAGATCACCGACAACGAGATCCTCCCGGCTCGGCTCGACGCCGGCGGCATGGTTCTGTACATCGGCTTCGACCCGACCGCCGACAGCCTCCACGTCGGCAGCCTGCAGCAGCTCGTGATGCTGAAACGGTTCGAGCTGGCCGGACATCGTCCGATCGCTCTCGTCGGGGGCGGAACCGGAATGATCGGCGACCCGAGCGGCAAGACGGAGGAGCGGGGCCTCCTCGACGACGATCAGCTGAGAGCGAACCGGGACGCGGTCTCGGCTCAGATCGCCGGTTTTCTCGGCGTCAGCGGCACGTCCGACGGTCCCATCCTGGTCGACAACGCCGAATGGCTAGCCGAGGCCAGGCTCCTGGAGTTCCTCCGCGACGTCGGGAAGGTCTTCTCGGTCAACGAAATGGTGCGCAAGGAGTCGGTGCGGGCACGGCTGGAGGGACGCGAGCAGGGTCTGTCTTTTACCGAGTTCAGCTACATGCTTCTGCAGTCGTGGGACTTCTTGCAGCTGTTCGAGCGATACGGGTGCGAGCTCCAGCTGGGGGGGAGTGACCAGTGGGGCAACATCATCGAAGGCGTTGACCTGATCCGGCGGCTCAGGGGAGCGGCCGCCTACGGGCTCACGTCACCCCTCGTCACGAAGTCCGACGGAACCAAGTTCGGCAAGACGGAGTCCGGCAACGTCTGGCTCGACCCGAAGAAGACGTCGCCTTACGAGTTCTTCCAGTTCTGGGTCAGAACGACCGACGGGGACGTGCCGGACTACCTGCGGCGGCTCACCTTCCTTAGCAGAGAAAGGATCGAGGAGCTCGAACAGGAGCTGAAGGAACACCCCGAGCGAAGGGAAGCCCAGCGGGCCCTCTCGTTGGAGCTCACCGCGATGGTGCACGGCGCAACCGAAGCGCAAAAGGCCGAGGAGGCGGCCGCCGTGCTGTTCACCGAGGGGATCACCCGTCTCGATCCCGAAACCCTCGAGGCCGCCCTCGCCGACGCCCCGACCACTCCGATCCGCCGTACAGCGATCGAGCAGGGGCTGCCGATCGTCGAGGTTCTGGTCGAGACGGGACTGGCTTCGTCGAAAGGCAACGCCAGGCAACTCCTGAAGCAAGGCTCCATATACGTGAACGGCATGCGGGTGGGCGAGGAACGGTCGCTCGGCACCGATGACGTCATCCATGGGCGGTGGATCGCACTACGCAGAGGAAAATCCCACCAGCACATCCTCCTGTTGGAGGACTGA
- a CDS encoding HIT family protein, which yields MVTNPGCVFDRIIAGEDSGHWVFDDSEVVGFLDVRPVFKGHTLVLPRTHVETVSELTPDLMCGLTEAGRRVAGAQRKALGCDGTLFLLNDVISQSVPHVHLHVIPRRRKDGLRGFLWPRTHYDSDDEAEEFAASIREALNG from the coding sequence GTGGTCACCAACCCGGGATGCGTGTTCGACAGGATCATCGCCGGCGAGGACTCCGGGCACTGGGTGTTCGACGACTCGGAGGTGGTGGGGTTCCTGGACGTGCGGCCGGTCTTCAAGGGTCACACCCTGGTCCTGCCACGAACGCACGTAGAGACGGTGTCTGAGCTCACTCCCGACTTGATGTGCGGCCTGACCGAGGCCGGGAGGAGGGTCGCCGGCGCCCAGCGCAAGGCTTTGGGCTGTGACGGGACGCTTTTCCTACTGAACGACGTGATCAGCCAGAGCGTGCCCCACGTCCATCTGCACGTGATCCCGCGCCGGCGCAAGGACGGTCTCCGCGGTTTCTTGTGGCCCAGGACCCACTACGACAGCGACGATGAGGCTGAGGAGTTTGCCGCCAGCATCCGAGAGGCGCTCAACGGCTGA
- a CDS encoding DUF3151 domain-containing protein, whose protein sequence is MSDQSDLSLTTGPPETILPSPPPDALAGLQDALKAPEGSRRDAVAAVVARHPTFLDGWAALASLARDDVEAYAYARVGYHRGLDALRAAGWRGSGYVRWGHESNRGFLRSLDALRAAASGIGENSEADRCATFLRQLDPAWGSSSGPGR, encoded by the coding sequence GTGTCGGACCAATCGGATCTATCGCTGACAACCGGACCACCAGAGACGATCCTCCCGTCCCCTCCGCCGGATGCGCTGGCCGGCCTCCAAGATGCGCTCAAGGCGCCGGAGGGATCCCGCCGCGACGCGGTCGCAGCGGTCGTTGCCCGCCATCCGACCTTCCTGGATGGTTGGGCGGCGCTTGCATCCCTGGCCCGCGACGACGTCGAGGCTTACGCGTACGCGAGGGTCGGCTACCACCGGGGCCTGGACGCCCTGCGGGCGGCCGGCTGGCGCGGGTCCGGCTACGTGCGGTGGGGGCACGAGAGCAACCGCGGCTTTCTTCGATCGTTGGATGCCTTGCGGGCTGCAGCTTCGGGGATCGGTGAGAACTCAGAAGCCGACCGGTGCGCCACTTTCCTCCGTCAGCTCGATCCGGCGTGGGGATCCTCCTCAGGTCCCGGCCGGTAG
- a CDS encoding flavin reductase family protein: MADHELVGPFPAGVDPDAYDRARRRILWAMPSGLYVLGSAADGRRNLMTLNWASQVATNPKLVSVSVEVGAVTHQLVRDGGGFALNILSREDRAIVRKFVKPLEDSGDTGSLGGFDVKEAATGSPILAVALAWLDCEVRHEVPCGSHTVFIGEAVACGGEPDDDAEVLRMEDTRMSYGG, from the coding sequence GTGGCCGACCACGAGTTGGTAGGTCCATTTCCTGCGGGTGTGGACCCCGACGCTTACGACCGGGCCCGCCGGCGGATCCTGTGGGCGATGCCTAGCGGCCTTTACGTGCTTGGAAGCGCCGCCGATGGACGGCGCAACCTGATGACGCTCAACTGGGCGTCGCAGGTCGCCACGAATCCCAAGCTGGTCTCGGTCAGCGTCGAGGTCGGGGCGGTGACCCACCAGCTGGTTCGCGACGGCGGGGGCTTCGCGCTGAACATCCTCTCCCGGGAGGATCGGGCGATCGTCCGCAAGTTCGTCAAGCCTCTTGAAGACAGTGGTGACACGGGAAGCTTGGGCGGTTTCGACGTCAAAGAGGCGGCGACGGGCTCACCGATCCTTGCGGTTGCTCTTGCCTGGCTCGACTGCGAGGTGCGGCATGAGGTGCCCTGCGGGAGCCACACCGTTTTTATCGGCGAGGCGGTTGCCTGCGGCGGGGAGCCGGATGACGATGCCGAGGTCCTTCGGATGGAGGACACTCGGATGAGCTACGGCGGCTGA
- a CDS encoding HRDC domain-containing protein: MTTEGDLEALVKRLSSARRYALDTEFHRERTYWPQLALVQIAWDGDGSGLAGVAVIDPMAVDVRPLAGVLAGPGLMVAHAAEQDLEVLERSCGRGPSRLFDTQVAGGFAGYGSASLSTLSQAFLGREVPKGDRLTDWRRRPLTESQLAYAAADVEHLIALADSIIVELERRGRLGWAEEECEMLRTRPHGGGDPVRAWWKLRDSRSLKGGARGVAQEVSAWRERQAQKVDLPVRSVLPDLAVLSIAHRPPASAKALSEVRGLEGRRLRGEVADEVLEAVERGRRLPAEQLVLPPADEVPREMRAAVALLMAWIVQVARDERVDTTLLATRSDVAALVRGDPSGRLAKGWRAEMIAGPAKALIEGRASLAFDGTDRLVLETRSSRPLKS, from the coding sequence ATCACTACCGAGGGTGACCTTGAAGCGCTCGTCAAGCGCCTGTCCTCGGCGCGGCGGTACGCGCTCGACACCGAGTTCCACCGCGAGCGGACCTACTGGCCTCAGCTCGCCCTGGTCCAGATCGCGTGGGACGGGGACGGGTCCGGCCTGGCCGGCGTGGCGGTAATCGACCCGATGGCCGTCGACGTGCGCCCGCTCGCAGGGGTTCTGGCCGGGCCCGGCCTGATGGTCGCCCACGCAGCCGAGCAGGACCTCGAAGTGCTTGAGAGGTCGTGTGGCCGGGGACCCTCTCGCCTGTTCGACACCCAGGTCGCAGGTGGGTTCGCAGGGTACGGCTCTGCGAGCCTCTCGACTTTGTCCCAGGCCTTCCTCGGAAGAGAGGTTCCCAAGGGCGACCGGCTGACCGACTGGCGCCGTAGGCCGCTCACCGAATCGCAGCTTGCATACGCGGCCGCGGACGTCGAGCACCTCATCGCGCTGGCCGATTCCATCATCGTGGAGCTCGAACGGCGGGGGCGGCTGGGGTGGGCGGAAGAGGAGTGCGAGATGCTCCGTACCCGTCCCCACGGAGGGGGCGACCCGGTTCGTGCGTGGTGGAAGCTTCGCGACTCGCGATCCCTCAAAGGCGGCGCCCGAGGCGTCGCCCAGGAGGTCTCCGCGTGGCGGGAACGGCAGGCCCAGAAGGTCGACCTGCCGGTCCGCTCGGTCCTGCCCGATCTGGCGGTCCTGTCGATCGCCCATCGCCCACCTGCTTCGGCGAAGGCGCTGTCGGAGGTGCGCGGGCTCGAAGGGCGCCGGCTTCGAGGCGAGGTGGCTGACGAGGTGCTCGAAGCGGTCGAGAGAGGCCGGCGTCTCCCGGCGGAGCAGCTGGTCCTGCCTCCTGCAGACGAGGTCCCGCGCGAGATGCGAGCCGCCGTGGCTCTTCTCATGGCATGGATCGTGCAGGTTGCCCGGGACGAACGGGTCGACACGACGTTGCTGGCCACCCGTTCGGACGTGGCCGCACTCGTCAGGGGCGACCCGTCCGGGCGCCTTGCGAAAGGCTGGAGAGCGGAGATGATCGCCGGTCCGGCGAAGGCGTTGATCGAGGGCCGGGCATCGCTCGCTTTCGACGGGACCGACCGGCTGGTTCTCGAGACCCGCTCCAGCCGACCCCTGAAGAGCTAA
- a CDS encoding alpha-amylase family glycosyl hydrolase, which produces MTAPWWERSVVYQIYPRSFSDSSGDGVGDLEGIRSRLGHLCWLGVDALWISPFYRSPMADFGYDVSDYCDVDPLFGSLADFDALVADAHRLGLKVIVDFVPNHTSDQHPWFAESRSSKDNPRRDWYWWRDGRPDSAGGSGPAGSPGGPHNNWHNNWPNNWRAAFLGIGGTDFPPAWTWDEQTGQFYLHLFLPQQPDLNWTNPDVRAAMHDVLRFWLDRGVDGFRMDVVHGIGKDPALPDLPDDLAPIPMAALINDPSVHPMIREMRILVDGWPEPPRMIVGEIVLPSPEDSAAYYGTREEPELHLAFNFHPLRAPWKASAWRRQIDHVEAMLAPGGWWPTWVLSNHDNPRHRTRYGTEARARAAAVLLLTLRGTPFLYAGEELGLEDAVIPPERQVDPGGRDGCRAPIPWDDSPAHGWAGGPDAWLPWPPGADGEKNVAREQIDDGSMLWLYRRILSVRKASPALQSGSFRWLESPEGVLVFVREHQNDLRVVAVNFADAAVSVQLPEGGWSVQVSAGATELDGAGGSSFLRLGPDGAAVLGPG; this is translated from the coding sequence GTGACGGCTCCCTGGTGGGAGCGGTCGGTGGTCTACCAGATATATCCGAGGTCGTTTTCGGACTCGTCGGGCGACGGGGTCGGAGATCTCGAGGGGATCCGCAGCCGCCTCGGCCACCTTTGCTGGCTGGGCGTGGACGCGCTGTGGATCTCCCCGTTCTACCGGTCGCCCATGGCCGACTTCGGCTACGACGTGTCGGACTACTGCGACGTCGACCCGCTCTTCGGTTCACTCGCCGATTTCGACGCCCTGGTGGCCGACGCCCACCGGCTGGGGCTCAAGGTCATCGTCGACTTCGTCCCGAACCACACCAGCGATCAACACCCTTGGTTCGCCGAGTCACGTTCGTCCAAGGACAACCCGCGTCGTGACTGGTACTGGTGGCGCGACGGACGCCCCGACAGCGCCGGCGGCTCCGGACCGGCCGGCTCACCCGGCGGCCCGCACAACAATTGGCACAACAATTGGCCCAACAATTGGAGAGCGGCGTTCTTGGGCATCGGCGGAACCGACTTCCCGCCGGCTTGGACGTGGGACGAGCAGACCGGTCAGTTCTACCTGCACCTGTTCCTTCCCCAGCAGCCCGACCTGAACTGGACCAATCCCGATGTGCGGGCGGCGATGCACGACGTGCTGAGGTTCTGGCTGGACCGGGGCGTGGACGGCTTTCGGATGGACGTCGTCCACGGGATCGGCAAGGACCCCGCGCTGCCCGATCTACCGGACGATCTCGCTCCGATCCCGATGGCGGCACTCATAAACGACCCGTCCGTCCACCCCATGATCCGCGAGATGCGCATCCTCGTGGACGGATGGCCGGAGCCTCCTCGCATGATCGTCGGGGAGATCGTCCTGCCGTCTCCTGAGGACTCCGCCGCTTACTACGGGACGCGAGAAGAGCCCGAGCTCCACCTGGCGTTCAACTTCCACCCGCTCCGCGCGCCCTGGAAGGCGTCGGCATGGCGCCGGCAGATCGACCACGTCGAAGCGATGCTCGCCCCGGGAGGCTGGTGGCCCACGTGGGTCCTGTCCAACCACGACAACCCGCGCCACCGAACCCGTTACGGCACCGAGGCGAGAGCACGGGCGGCGGCCGTCCTCCTGCTGACCTTGAGAGGGACCCCTTTCCTCTACGCGGGGGAAGAGCTCGGCCTCGAAGACGCAGTCATACCGCCGGAGCGGCAGGTCGACCCCGGCGGGCGCGACGGCTGCCGGGCTCCGATCCCCTGGGACGACTCCCCGGCTCACGGATGGGCCGGCGGGCCGGACGCTTGGCTGCCCTGGCCTCCCGGTGCTGACGGAGAGAAGAACGTCGCCCGGGAGCAGATCGACGATGGATCGATGCTTTGGCTCTATCGACGGATCCTCTCGGTGCGGAAGGCTTCGCCGGCGCTGCAGTCTGGGTCGTTTAGGTGGCTGGAGTCCCCGGAGGGAGTGCTCGTCTTCGTGCGGGAGCATCAGAACGACCTGCGAGTTGTCGCGGTGAACTTCGCCGACGCGGCAGTGTCCGTTCAGCTTCCTGAAGGAGGGTGGTCGGTCCAGGTCAGCGCGGGCGCGACGGAACTGGACGGCGCCGGAGGCAGTTCGTTCTTGCGTCTGGGGCCCGACGGGGCGGCCGTACTCGGACCGGGTTAG
- a CDS encoding dipeptidase has translation MAKLALAGYRDAEEQRIIDTLFEWLRIPSISADPDHAGDVRKSAEFCAGLLRDAGLQNVNLLETPGLPAVYADWLHAGPDAPTVLVYGHHDVQPTDPLDEWKSPPFDPVIVDGECRARGAIDDKGQVLYEIEAARGLLRRDGRLPVNLKLLIEGEEEVGSAHFEALLKDQSELLSCDVIVVSDTGMISQETPSSTVGMRGLVAFDVAIRTATIDLHSGMWGGAVPNAARIAARIAAGLVDGAGRVTLPGFYDRVRSLSPEEQASLDAQPFDEAEFRAAAGGVPYLEGEKGFSSLERVGVRPTAELVGIHSGYGGPGIKTIVPATAGFKVAFRLVPDQRPDEVEASFRAWLGDRVPDAVSLEVTPEGGVAPALTPVDHPSMRALVSAIEKVWGNPPLFTREGGSGPEEALGRVLAAPVLFLGVGLPGDRIHAPNERMVMDQFWKGLLAAGELLLELGAA, from the coding sequence ATGGCCAAGTTGGCGCTGGCGGGCTATCGCGACGCGGAAGAACAGCGGATCATCGACACCCTGTTCGAATGGCTGAGAATCCCTTCCATCTCGGCCGATCCGGATCACGCCGGTGACGTCCGCAAGTCGGCCGAGTTCTGCGCCGGCCTGCTGCGCGACGCAGGCCTCCAGAACGTCAATCTTCTCGAAACGCCCGGGCTGCCTGCCGTTTATGCAGACTGGCTGCACGCCGGCCCGGACGCGCCGACGGTCCTCGTCTACGGGCATCACGACGTGCAGCCCACCGATCCTCTCGACGAATGGAAGTCGCCACCGTTCGACCCGGTGATCGTCGACGGCGAGTGCCGCGCCCGAGGGGCGATCGACGACAAGGGCCAGGTGCTCTACGAGATCGAGGCTGCACGAGGGCTGCTTCGCCGCGACGGGAGGCTGCCCGTAAATTTGAAGTTGCTGATCGAAGGAGAAGAGGAAGTAGGCAGCGCCCACTTCGAGGCGCTGCTCAAGGATCAGTCGGAGCTGCTCAGCTGTGACGTCATCGTGGTGTCGGACACGGGGATGATCTCTCAGGAGACTCCCTCGTCGACCGTTGGCATGCGCGGCTTGGTGGCCTTCGACGTCGCGATCCGCACCGCGACCATCGACCTCCACAGCGGCATGTGGGGAGGAGCGGTGCCGAACGCCGCGCGGATCGCAGCGCGAATCGCGGCAGGCCTGGTGGACGGTGCCGGCCGGGTGACGCTGCCGGGGTTCTACGACAGGGTTCGGTCTTTGTCACCGGAAGAGCAGGCGTCGCTCGATGCCCAGCCGTTCGACGAAGCAGAGTTCCGTGCGGCGGCTGGTGGCGTCCCGTACCTCGAGGGCGAGAAGGGCTTCAGCTCTCTCGAGCGGGTCGGTGTGCGCCCGACGGCCGAGCTCGTCGGCATCCACTCCGGTTACGGAGGACCGGGAATCAAGACGATCGTGCCCGCCACCGCGGGCTTCAAGGTCGCGTTCCGGCTCGTGCCGGACCAGCGACCCGACGAGGTCGAAGCGTCGTTCCGCGCGTGGCTCGGCGATAGGGTGCCTGATGCGGTGTCGCTCGAGGTGACCCCGGAGGGAGGCGTGGCTCCGGCACTGACTCCGGTCGATCATCCCTCCATGCGCGCCCTCGTAAGCGCCATTGAGAAGGTCTGGGGCAATCCGCCGCTGTTCACCCGTGAAGGTGGAAGCGGCCCTGAGGAAGCACTCGGCCGGGTACTCGCGGCGCCCGTCCTTTTTCTCGGAGTAGGACTACCAGGCGACCGCATACACGCTCCGAACGAACGGATGGTCATGGATCAGTTCTGGAAAGGCCTGCTTGCTGCGGGCGAACTTCTGCTCGAGCTGGGGGCGGCGTAG